In Deinococcus aquiradiocola, a genomic segment contains:
- a CDS encoding cytochrome c biogenesis CcdA family protein: MTAVPDLTLPGLSLAFLAGLISFLSPCVLPLVPSYLGVIGGARAPLWRAAGFILGFGVVFIALGATASALGSLLAPHKILLGRVAGVLIVFFGLLMLGVFRLPLMMRDTRGMAGADRYGPVALGAAFAFGWSPCLGPVLGSILGLAASSASLGSGVGLLAVYTLGLAVPFLLAAVLWERLGLRRLNRFTPVFERVGGAVLVLVGLLMASGEFTRLAGYAYALLPSWLQL; the protein is encoded by the coding sequence ATGACCGCCGTTCCGGACCTGACGCTGCCCGGCCTGAGCCTGGCCTTCCTGGCGGGCCTGATCTCGTTCCTGAGTCCCTGCGTGCTGCCGCTGGTCCCCAGTTACCTGGGCGTGATCGGCGGGGCGCGCGCGCCGCTGTGGCGCGCGGCGGGCTTCATTCTGGGCTTCGGGGTGGTGTTCATCGCGCTGGGCGCGACGGCCAGCGCGCTCGGGTCGCTGCTCGCGCCGCACAAGATCCTGCTGGGGCGCGTGGCGGGCGTCCTGATCGTGTTCTTCGGCCTGCTGATGCTGGGCGTGTTCCGCCTGCCCCTCATGATGCGCGACACGCGCGGCATGGCGGGCGCCGACCGGTACGGCCCGGTCGCGCTGGGCGCGGCGTTCGCGTTCGGGTGGTCGCCGTGCCTGGGGCCGGTGCTGGGCAGCATCCTGGGCCTCGCGGCGAGCAGTGCCAGCCTGGGGAGCGGCGTGGGTCTGCTCGCCGTGTACACGCTGGGGCTGGCCGTGCCGTTCCTGCTGGCGGCCGTGCTGTGGGAACGGCTGGGCCTGCGTCGCCTGAACCGCTTCACGCCCGTCTTCGAGCGGGTGGGCGGCGCGGTGCTGGTGCTGGTGGGGCTGCTCATGGCGAGCGGCGAGTTCACGCGGCTCGCCGGGTACGCGTACGCGCTGCTCCCGTCGTGGTTGCAGCTCTGA
- the ccsA gene encoding cytochrome c biogenesis protein CcsA, which produces MTLSTTQAKSDRLTPALGVLTLVLMLVGLYVGLTSPPDVNQGTLVRILFIHVPAAWLSYLAYGGTGLFGLLYLVTRQRRFDRLSMSSAEMGLMFTVATIIVGMLWAKPTWGAYWVWEPRLTTTALSLVIYGGYLLVRSLIEEPERRARVSAVIGIVGTLYVPVNYMAVEWWRGIHQTQTLKLLGSVGFAASPAYGIALAVMTVAFTVLYVYLLRVRGKIALLQEEREEREFETLGAVTARG; this is translated from the coding sequence ATGACGTTGTCCACAACGCAAGCCAAATCGGATCGCCTGACGCCGGCGCTCGGCGTGTTGACGCTGGTGCTGATGCTCGTCGGGCTGTATGTCGGTCTCACTTCTCCGCCGGACGTGAATCAGGGAACGCTGGTGCGGATCCTGTTCATTCACGTGCCGGCCGCGTGGCTCAGTTACCTCGCGTACGGCGGGACGGGCCTGTTCGGGCTGCTGTATCTCGTGACGCGTCAGCGGCGCTTTGACCGGCTGAGCATGAGCAGTGCCGAGATGGGGCTGATGTTCACGGTCGCCACGATCATCGTGGGGATGCTGTGGGCCAAGCCGACGTGGGGCGCGTACTGGGTGTGGGAGCCGCGCCTGACGACCACTGCCCTGAGCCTCGTGATCTACGGCGGGTACCTGCTGGTCCGCTCGCTGATCGAGGAGCCGGAGCGGCGGGCGCGCGTGTCGGCGGTCATCGGGATCGTGGGGACGCTGTACGTGCCGGTGAACTACATGGCGGTGGAGTGGTGGCGCGGCATTCACCAGACGCAGACGCTGAAGCTGCTCGGCAGCGTGGGGTTCGCGGCGTCCCCGGCGTACGGGATCGCGCTGGCGGTCATGACGGTGGCGTTCACGGTGCTGTACGTGTACCTGCTGCGCGTGCGCGGCAAGATCGCGTTGCTGCAGGAGGAGCGCGAGGAGCGCGAGTTCGAGACGCTGGGGGCGGTGACGGCACGTGGATAA
- a CDS encoding long-chain-fatty-acid--CoA ligase has translation MDTHTPHTGPQETARPWLSHYQNGVPADPTLDIGNLPAMLERTALRFPDRTALHFMGQKCTYRQLWQDVRRFAAALQQQGVQPGDRVSIMLPNCPQFVVAFYGASLAGAVVVNTSPLYVAPELTHQLLDSGSETLVILDSFYPRFEADRVPGVKRVIVTGVQDALPFPKNLLYPLRERMQGHAATPPSGERVHQMQALIHAQPTGVQPRTVPLAPDTLALLQYTGGTTGTPKGAMLTHGNLIANTVQASAWMPDLQMGQEVLLAAIPFFHVYGMTTAMNMGVLIGATVVLVPNPRDIKMLLTLVQSMKPTLFPGVPTMYGAINAHPDTPRYDLTSIRACISGSAPLPHETARRFREITRGANLVEGYGLTEASPVTHCNPVTGEQQLGSIGLPVPGVYAYVAAPDGTPLPNGEAGELYVSGPNVMAGYWQRDEESRATLPVRAGRTWLRTGDVAVMSDDGFFRIVDRQKDVIIAGGFNIYPREVEEVLYAHPAVQEAAAIGVPHPHRGETVKVFVVFRPGMQASQNELESWCRERLSPYKVPKLYEVRSELPKSAVGKVLRRALADQERAAPKAAG, from the coding sequence ATGGACACCCACACCCCGCACACCGGTCCGCAGGAAACCGCCCGCCCCTGGCTGAGCCACTACCAGAACGGCGTGCCCGCCGACCCCACCCTGGACATCGGCAACCTGCCCGCCATGCTGGAACGCACCGCCCTGCGCTTCCCGGACCGCACCGCGCTGCACTTCATGGGCCAGAAATGCACGTACCGGCAGCTGTGGCAGGACGTGCGGCGCTTCGCGGCGGCCCTGCAGCAGCAGGGCGTGCAGCCGGGCGACCGCGTCAGCATCATGCTGCCCAACTGCCCGCAGTTCGTGGTCGCGTTCTACGGCGCGAGCCTCGCCGGGGCCGTCGTCGTGAACACCAGCCCGCTGTACGTCGCGCCGGAACTCACGCATCAGCTGCTCGACAGCGGCAGCGAGACGCTCGTCATCCTCGACAGCTTCTACCCGCGCTTCGAGGCGGACCGCGTGCCGGGCGTCAAGCGCGTCATCGTGACCGGCGTGCAGGACGCCCTCCCCTTCCCCAAGAACCTCCTGTACCCGCTGCGCGAACGCATGCAGGGCCACGCCGCCACGCCGCCCAGCGGTGAGCGCGTGCACCAGATGCAGGCCCTCATCCACGCGCAGCCGACAGGCGTGCAGCCGCGCACCGTGCCGCTCGCGCCGGACACGCTGGCGCTGCTGCAGTACACGGGCGGCACGACCGGCACTCCCAAGGGCGCCATGCTCACGCACGGCAACCTGATCGCCAACACCGTCCAGGCGAGCGCGTGGATGCCGGACCTGCAGATGGGGCAGGAGGTGCTGCTCGCCGCGATTCCCTTCTTCCACGTGTACGGCATGACGACCGCCATGAACATGGGCGTGCTGATCGGCGCGACCGTGGTGCTCGTCCCGAACCCGCGCGACATCAAGATGCTGCTGACGCTCGTGCAGAGCATGAAGCCCACCCTGTTCCCCGGCGTGCCCACCATGTACGGCGCGATCAACGCGCACCCCGACACGCCCAGGTACGACCTGACCAGCATCCGCGCCTGCATCTCCGGCAGTGCGCCCCTGCCGCACGAGACGGCCCGCCGCTTCCGGGAGATCACGCGCGGCGCGAACCTCGTGGAAGGCTACGGCCTGACCGAGGCGAGCCCCGTCACGCACTGCAACCCTGTCACGGGCGAACAGCAGCTCGGCAGCATCGGCCTGCCCGTGCCGGGCGTGTACGCGTACGTGGCCGCCCCGGACGGCACGCCCCTCCCGAACGGCGAGGCGGGCGAACTGTACGTGTCCGGCCCGAACGTCATGGCCGGGTACTGGCAGCGCGACGAGGAGAGCCGCGCCACCCTCCCCGTCCGCGCGGGACGCACGTGGCTCAGGACGGGCGACGTGGCCGTCATGAGTGACGACGGGTTCTTCCGGATCGTGGACCGGCAGAAGGACGTGATCATCGCGGGCGGCTTCAACATCTACCCGCGCGAGGTGGAGGAAGTGCTGTACGCGCACCCGGCCGTGCAGGAGGCCGCCGCGATCGGCGTGCCGCACCCGCACCGCGGCGAGACCGTCAAGGTCTTCGTGGTGTTCCGGCCCGGCATGCAGGCCAGCCAGAACGAACTGGAAAGCTGGTGCCGCGAGCGCCTCAGCCCCTACAAGGTCCCGAAACTGTACGAGGTGCGCAGCGAACTGCCGAAATCGGCGGTCGGGAAGGTCCTGCGCCGCGCGCTGGCCGACCAGGAACGCGCCGCCCCGAAAGCCGCAGGCTGA
- the ccmD gene encoding heme exporter protein CcmD has protein sequence MDKFSGYVIVSYVVTFAVLFGYLGWLWLRLRQEQREQGRK, from the coding sequence GTGGATAAGTTCAGCGGGTACGTGATCGTGAGTTACGTGGTGACGTTCGCGGTGCTGTTCGGGTACCTGGGGTGGCTGTGGCTGCGGTTGCGGCAGGAGCAGCGGGAGCAGGGCCGGAAGTGA
- a CDS encoding transglycosylase domain-containing protein has product MTARVLTGRFFKLLFSLLLAVVFAALGVAVTFGLRWSKNLPDYRALDSLTLGAVTQVYARDGSPLGTMIPKIGDTNVSRTLVSLDEISPYMTAALISNEDRHFFEHYGLDPNGILRQFRRLSQNENVQGGSTLTNQLVKNTLLADYQNARTAERKVKEWLLSVQVERSFTKEEILQDYLNIIYWGDGGPVELYGIYSAAQAYFGKTPRQLDLAQSVYLTTLIPGPGLYYPNYTRQRPLMKALLDRMVEDHWVTRAQADAAWREDLQPRGWKIRYDASGNVVQAQLVNRKLTYLKAVSTARAPHFMQQVQQELVNRFGREKVYGSGGLRVYTTLDPKAQDAVEAASRNARVPSGTTLAAVVSDPYTGEVLGMIGQKLNGNAPPADWNNAAQGQRQIGSSIKPLLYTTALSTGIGQLDRYLDTPISYPCPSCAGGKYEPKDFEGEMTNRDMTLREALDRSLNLPTVRLADKIGLPTFFGKLQELNIPPNDGTGLAAALGAVETTPVKMAAAYAPFVNGGMYRAPRYITRVTTARGELLYDSASEVGQAHRVWTPQVAYLGLDMIKGVVDDLGTREGGFSEPARIEGWPVGGKTGTSTGPKDLWFVGVNPYYVGAVWIGKQQGGNMAYNIYSGVWAPPIWHNMMAPLLKNKTVRDFAQPQGITFAEHPDTGPYAKVKVALLDPAFRNAANTETQTLPTAPTYSEASLPPTAGGVVVSLDRLTLKLANEFTPPDRIVQRRVSVEELPAFAPDSAPTPLTEQKADPALVKSLNAAAGTTDGIPNAPRN; this is encoded by the coding sequence ATGACGGCGCGCGTCCTGACGGGGCGGTTCTTCAAGCTGCTGTTCTCGCTGCTGCTCGCCGTGGTGTTCGCCGCGCTCGGCGTGGCCGTCACGTTCGGGCTGCGCTGGTCGAAGAACCTGCCCGACTACCGTGCCCTGGACTCCCTGACGCTGGGCGCCGTCACGCAGGTGTACGCCCGCGACGGCTCGCCGCTCGGCACCATGATCCCCAAGATCGGGGACACCAACGTCAGCCGCACCCTGGTGTCGCTCGACGAGATCAGCCCGTACATGACGGCCGCCCTCATCAGCAACGAGGACCGGCACTTCTTCGAGCATTACGGCCTCGACCCGAACGGCATCCTGCGGCAGTTCCGGCGCCTGTCGCAGAACGAGAACGTGCAGGGCGGCAGCACCCTCACGAACCAGCTCGTCAAGAACACCCTGCTCGCCGACTACCAGAACGCCCGCACCGCCGAACGCAAGGTCAAGGAGTGGCTGCTGTCGGTGCAGGTGGAACGCAGCTTCACCAAGGAAGAGATCCTTCAGGACTACCTGAACATCATCTACTGGGGGGACGGCGGGCCGGTCGAACTGTACGGCATCTACTCGGCGGCGCAGGCGTACTTCGGAAAGACGCCCCGGCAGCTGGACCTCGCGCAGAGCGTGTACCTCACCACCCTGATCCCCGGCCCGGGCCTGTACTACCCGAACTACACGCGGCAGCGGCCCCTGATGAAGGCGCTGCTGGACCGCATGGTGGAGGACCACTGGGTGACGCGCGCCCAGGCGGACGCCGCGTGGCGCGAGGACCTGCAGCCGCGCGGCTGGAAGATCCGCTACGACGCGAGCGGCAACGTCGTGCAGGCGCAGCTCGTGAACCGCAAGCTCACGTACCTGAAGGCCGTCAGCACCGCGCGCGCGCCGCACTTCATGCAGCAGGTGCAGCAGGAACTCGTGAACCGTTTCGGGCGCGAGAAGGTGTACGGGTCCGGCGGGCTGCGCGTGTATACCACCCTCGACCCCAAGGCGCAGGACGCCGTGGAGGCCGCGTCCCGCAACGCCCGCGTGCCGTCCGGCACGACGCTCGCCGCCGTCGTCTCGGACCCCTACACGGGCGAGGTGCTCGGCATGATCGGGCAGAAACTGAACGGCAACGCGCCGCCCGCCGACTGGAACAACGCCGCGCAGGGCCAGCGGCAGATCGGGTCGAGCATCAAGCCGCTGCTGTACACCACGGCGCTCAGCACCGGCATCGGGCAGCTCGACCGGTACCTCGACACGCCCATCAGTTACCCCTGCCCGAGCTGTGCGGGCGGAAAGTACGAACCGAAGGACTTCGAGGGCGAGATGACGAACCGCGACATGACGCTCCGCGAGGCGCTCGACCGTTCCCTGAACCTGCCCACCGTGCGCCTCGCGGACAAGATCGGCCTGCCGACCTTCTTCGGGAAGCTGCAGGAACTGAACATCCCGCCGAACGACGGGACGGGCCTCGCCGCGGCGCTCGGTGCGGTCGAGACGACGCCCGTGAAGATGGCGGCCGCGTACGCGCCCTTCGTGAACGGCGGCATGTACCGCGCGCCGCGCTACATCACGCGCGTCACCACGGCCCGCGGCGAACTGCTGTACGACAGCGCCAGCGAGGTCGGGCAGGCGCACCGCGTGTGGACGCCGCAGGTGGCGTACCTGGGGCTCGACATGATCAAGGGCGTCGTGGACGACCTCGGCACGCGCGAGGGCGGCTTCTCCGAACCGGCACGCATCGAGGGCTGGCCCGTGGGCGGCAAGACCGGCACGAGCACCGGCCCGAAGGACCTGTGGTTCGTGGGCGTGAACCCGTACTACGTGGGCGCCGTGTGGATCGGCAAGCAGCAGGGCGGCAACATGGCGTACAACATCTACTCGGGCGTGTGGGCGCCGCCCATCTGGCACAACATGATGGCGCCCCTGCTGAAGAACAAGACGGTGCGGGACTTCGCGCAGCCGCAGGGCATCACCTTCGCCGAGCATCCCGACACCGGCCCCTACGCGAAGGTCAAGGTGGCGCTCCTCGACCCGGCCTTCCGGAACGCCGCGAACACCGAGACGCAGACGCTGCCGACCGCGCCCACCTACAGTGAGGCGAGCCTGCCGCCCACGGCGGGCGGCGTGGTCGTGAGCCTCGACCGCCTGACCCTGAAGCTCGCGAACGAGTTCACGCCGCCCGACCGGATCGTGCAGCGCCGCGTGAGCGTGGAGGAACTGCCCGCCTTCGCGCCGGACAGCGCCCCGACGCCCCTCACGGAACAGAAGGCCGACCCGGCCCTCGTGAAGAGCCTGAACGCTGCCGCCGGCACCACCGACGGCATCCCCAACGCCCCCAGGAACTGA
- a CDS encoding Appr-1-p processing protein yields the protein MSLRYLEADATLPQGPGPKLLVHVCNDIGAWGRGFVLGLSQRHTEPERRYKAWAAGREDLPFELGQVQFVTVTPDLMVANLIGQHDIARKGQAQDRPPVRYEAIREGLGRVKTEAQRQGASIHMPRIGAGLAGGDWQVIEQIVEEELVAHGLSVTVYDFPQSRDQRVRF from the coding sequence ATGTCTCTTCGGTACCTCGAAGCCGATGCCACCCTGCCGCAAGGACCGGGGCCGAAACTGCTGGTCCACGTCTGCAACGACATCGGGGCCTGGGGCCGGGGCTTCGTGCTAGGCCTGAGCCAGCGCCACACAGAGCCAGAACGCCGCTACAAGGCCTGGGCGGCCGGGCGGGAGGACCTGCCGTTCGAACTGGGACAGGTGCAATTCGTGACGGTCACGCCGGACCTGATGGTCGCCAACCTGATCGGTCAGCACGACATCGCCCGCAAGGGTCAGGCGCAGGACCGGCCACCGGTACGATATGAGGCCATCCGGGAGGGATTGGGGCGCGTTAAGACCGAGGCCCAGCGCCAGGGGGCGAGCATCCACATGCCGCGCATCGGTGCGGGGCTGGCAGGCGGTGACTGGCAGGTCATCGAGCAGATCGTCGAAGAGGAACTGGTCGCCCACGGCCTGAGTGTCACCGTCTATGACTTCCCACAGTCCAGGGACCAACGAGTACGGTTTTGA
- a CDS encoding penicillin-binding protein — translation MSRPRLPIRPAPLTLLLLTLGMSGLTSARVRLGDALPPHPWQDSGRELVVLYSHDCGDIGPLWTALTQAGLPIRAVNPEDVPAPAPGGLSPWRGEDATRFSRALKVSAYPAVLLVQDGRVLNAWEGDFVAGDVPALK, via the coding sequence ATGAGCCGCCCGCGCCTGCCCATCCGGCCCGCCCCGCTGACCCTGCTGCTCCTCACGCTCGGCATGTCCGGCCTGACGAGCGCCCGCGTGCGGCTGGGAGACGCGCTCCCGCCGCACCCCTGGCAGGACAGCGGACGGGAACTGGTGGTGCTGTACTCGCACGACTGCGGCGACATCGGCCCGCTCTGGACGGCGCTCACGCAGGCGGGCCTCCCCATCCGCGCCGTGAACCCCGAAGACGTGCCCGCACCCGCGCCCGGCGGCCTGTCCCCGTGGCGCGGGGAGGACGCCACCCGCTTCTCGCGCGCACTGAAGGTCAGTGCGTACCCGGCGGTGCTGCTGGTGCAGGACGGCCGCGTCCTGAACGCCTGGGAGGGCGACTTCGTGGCCGGTGACGTGCCCGCCCTGAAGTGA
- the ccmE gene encoding cytochrome c maturation protein CcmE — protein sequence MTTSPTMLPQARRRRRSPLPVLLGGAALLLLLGFIVFGNLSRSLEYFVTPTEYKAQSEQYVGRTIRLGGLVRGAKYDRQSLKLNFTVTDYGASYPVQYQGAVSDLFKENQGVVVRGAFTPAGVFVANELLVKHSEEYRVPTSQADIKSMLKDTK from the coding sequence GTGACGACCTCGCCCACCATGCTGCCGCAGGCGCGGCGCCGCAGGCGCAGTCCGCTGCCGGTGCTGTTGGGCGGCGCGGCACTGCTGCTGCTGCTGGGCTTCATCGTGTTCGGGAACCTGAGCCGCAGCCTGGAGTACTTCGTGACGCCCACCGAGTACAAGGCGCAGAGCGAGCAGTACGTGGGCCGCACCATCCGTCTGGGCGGGCTGGTGCGCGGCGCGAAGTACGACCGGCAGTCCCTGAAACTGAACTTCACCGTCACGGATTACGGCGCGAGTTACCCGGTGCAGTACCAGGGGGCCGTGAGTGACCTCTTCAAGGAGAATCAGGGCGTGGTGGTGCGCGGCGCGTTCACGCCCGCCGGGGTGTTCGTGGCGAACGAGCTGCTCGTGAAGCACTCCGAGGAGTACCGCGTGCCGACCTCGCAGGCCGACATCAAGAGCATGCTCAAGGATACGAAATGA
- a CDS encoding substrate-binding domain-containing protein translates to MRAAERHAVRASRGSGSRPGLALLLRAGPLIAAVVGWGLAVQAGPPEGQPAPDPPGVSVSLPLRVVGSTPLWVGGAVGEALPTEDAFAELYAGRADLVLGTLPPPVAPRGVAPAVSVPVGVYAVSVAYSLPGVQLRLDVPTLCALLSGRVSRWDAPAVAALNPGVRLPALPVLVSARTARNGVSLAVAGACVKAGVWPSSQLKSSWAAGAAFGRATLGAQRTDLNLPGALAVFALQATPRGVQVAQLRAPGGAFVSPVSELGVTVPGAPGVAVLPGEAFGVLRAADRVGAYPLRGLVWASFLPEQAYRDRTLERARALLRLLGTLRSGGGRGVAGLPVNAWGPVVMTFLGARVTDAE, encoded by the coding sequence GTGCGCGCAGCTGAGCGGCACGCGGTGAGGGCCAGTCGGGGGAGCGGCAGTCGCCCCGGGCTGGCCCTCCTGCTGCGTGCCGGGCCACTGATAGCGGCGGTGGTCGGGTGGGGGCTGGCGGTGCAGGCGGGACCGCCGGAGGGGCAGCCCGCGCCGGACCCGCCGGGCGTGAGCGTGTCGCTGCCGCTGCGGGTGGTGGGCAGCACGCCCCTGTGGGTGGGCGGCGCGGTGGGTGAGGCGTTGCCCACCGAGGACGCCTTCGCGGAACTGTACGCGGGCCGGGCGGACCTGGTGCTGGGGACGCTGCCGCCGCCCGTGGCGCCCAGGGGTGTCGCACCTGCCGTGAGCGTGCCGGTGGGCGTGTATGCGGTGAGCGTGGCGTACAGCCTGCCGGGCGTGCAGTTGCGGCTGGACGTACCGACGCTGTGCGCGCTGCTGTCGGGCCGGGTGAGCCGGTGGGACGCGCCGGCGGTCGCGGCGCTCAATCCGGGCGTGCGGCTGCCGGCGTTGCCGGTGCTGGTGAGTGCCCGCACGGCCCGGAACGGGGTGTCGCTGGCGGTGGCGGGCGCGTGCGTGAAGGCGGGCGTGTGGCCGTCCTCGCAGCTGAAGTCCAGCTGGGCGGCGGGCGCGGCGTTCGGGCGGGCGACACTGGGCGCGCAGCGCACGGACCTGAACCTGCCGGGCGCGCTGGCGGTGTTTGCGCTGCAGGCGACGCCGCGCGGGGTGCAGGTGGCACAGTTGCGCGCGCCGGGCGGGGCGTTCGTGTCGCCGGTCAGTGAGCTGGGGGTGACGGTGCCGGGCGCGCCGGGGGTGGCGGTGCTGCCCGGGGAGGCGTTCGGGGTGCTGCGCGCGGCGGACCGGGTGGGCGCGTACCCGCTGCGGGGGCTGGTGTGGGCGTCGTTCCTGCCGGAGCAGGCGTACCGGGACCGGACGCTGGAGCGGGCGCGGGCGCTGCTGAGGCTGCTGGGGACGCTGCGGTCGGGGGGCGGGCGCGGCGTGGCGGGCCTGCCGGTGAACGCGTGGGGTCCGGTCGTCATGACGTTCCTGGGCGCGCGGGTGACGGACGCGGAGTGA
- the ccmA gene encoding heme ABC exporter ATP-binding protein CcmA, with translation MVAALNAPAPTEQRDGTPAVQLRQVWLRLGRDAVLRDLNLDVTAGEAVTLLGRNGAGKSTLLRLIASAVSPTRGEGRIFGYDLRDRQSVRDHVHLLGHDLGLYPDLTPRENLHFALRMHTQTGDVDAALARVDLTRAADRRVRFLSAGMKKRLALTRLTLLSRPLALVDEPFANLDAQGRELAIELLTEARAAGSTLIVAAHEPELSLRVAARALTLDGGRIVEADA, from the coding sequence GTGGTTGCAGCTCTGAACGCCCCCGCGCCCACCGAGCAGCGTGACGGCACGCCCGCCGTGCAGCTGCGGCAGGTGTGGCTGCGGCTGGGACGCGACGCGGTCCTGCGGGACCTGAATCTCGACGTGACGGCGGGCGAGGCCGTCACGCTGCTCGGCCGGAACGGGGCAGGCAAGAGCACGCTGCTGCGCCTGATCGCTTCGGCCGTGTCGCCCACGCGCGGCGAGGGCCGCATCTTCGGGTACGACCTGCGCGACCGGCAGAGCGTGCGCGACCACGTGCACCTGCTCGGGCACGACCTGGGCCTGTACCCGGACCTGACGCCCCGCGAGAACCTGCACTTCGCCCTGCGCATGCACACCCAGACGGGCGACGTGGACGCGGCCCTCGCGCGGGTGGACCTGACGCGCGCCGCGGACCGCCGCGTGCGCTTCCTGTCGGCAGGCATGAAGAAACGCCTCGCCCTGACGCGCCTCACGCTGCTGTCCCGCCCGCTGGCGCTCGTGGACGAACCCTTCGCGAACCTCGACGCGCAGGGCCGCGAACTCGCCATCGAACTGCTCACCGAGGCGAGAGCGGCAGGCAGCACCTTGATCGTCGCGGCCCACGAGCCGGAACTCAGCCTGCGCGTCGCGGCCCGCGCCCTGACCCTCGACGGCGGACGCATCGTGGAGGCGGACGCATGA
- a CDS encoding heme exporter protein CcmB: MRNAVTLALKDAQLAGRTRDTLLSTAFFAGLLLLVLGIGLGSGIGTEAAQLRPAAAGAVWSALALAAAVAAGRAFAAEQEAGALEALTLYPGPHGGLYLGKLLGTLLQMLLLSVVVVPLGLLFFGALGAGVAVPWPALTLTVLLGVLGLCASSTFYAAITVNLRAREALLPALAFPVLIPVVLASVQATRLLLLGGWSAEVGTWLTFLTAFDLSVIVISTLLFPYVLEN; this comes from the coding sequence ATGAGAAACGCCGTGACGCTCGCCCTGAAGGACGCGCAACTCGCGGGACGCACGCGGGACACGCTGCTCAGCACCGCGTTCTTCGCGGGCCTGCTGCTGCTCGTGCTCGGCATCGGGCTGGGGTCCGGCATCGGCACGGAAGCCGCGCAGCTTCGGCCCGCAGCGGCCGGAGCCGTCTGGAGCGCCCTGGCCCTCGCGGCCGCCGTGGCCGCCGGACGCGCCTTCGCGGCCGAGCAGGAAGCGGGCGCGCTGGAAGCGCTGACACTGTACCCCGGCCCGCACGGCGGCCTGTACCTCGGGAAGCTGCTCGGCACCCTCCTGCAGATGCTGCTGCTGTCCGTGGTCGTCGTGCCGCTCGGCCTGCTGTTCTTCGGCGCGCTCGGCGCGGGCGTCGCCGTCCCCTGGCCCGCCCTGACGCTCACGGTGCTGCTCGGCGTGCTGGGCCTGTGCGCGTCCAGCACCTTCTACGCCGCCATCACCGTCAACCTGCGCGCCCGCGAAGCCCTCCTGCCCGCCCTGGCCTTCCCCGTCCTGATCCCCGTGGTCCTCGCGAGCGTGCAGGCCACGCGCCTGCTGCTGCTGGGCGGCTGGAGCGCCGAGGTCGGCACGTGGCTCACGTTCCTGACGGCCTTCGATCTGTCCGTCATCGTGATCTCCACCCTGCTCTTCCCGTACGTGCTGGAGAACTGA
- a CDS encoding response regulator gives MAYTILVADDEPAIRTMLEVILSADGHDIVAVADGKSALDYLRDHTPDAMLLDVKMPFMDGFEICSRVKRIKRLRNAPVLLLTGFDDDQTRDHAKLVGADDIVYKPLSGKNLRGRVNQLIEARRS, from the coding sequence ATGGCCTATACCATTCTGGTTGCCGACGACGAACCAGCGATCCGGACCATGCTGGAGGTCATCCTTTCGGCAGACGGTCATGACATCGTCGCAGTCGCTGACGGCAAATCTGCACTCGATTACCTGCGTGACCACACGCCCGACGCCATGCTGCTGGACGTCAAGATGCCGTTCATGGACGGCTTCGAGATCTGCTCGCGCGTGAAGCGCATCAAGCGCCTGCGCAACGCGCCCGTGCTGCTCCTGACCGGCTTCGACGACGATCAGACGCGCGACCATGCCAAGCTGGTCGGCGCGGACGACATCGTGTACAAGCCGCTGTCCGGCAAGAACCTGCGCGGACGCGTCAATCAGCTCATCGAAGCCCGCCGGAGTTGA